TAAAACAATATTAATTGGTAGAAGAAAGATTACAAAACACTATATATACCATGAACACATTTGGGATACTCAAAGGGATTTACATCAAAAGCATAAAGTGAGTAATAAAAGTAGAgatgaatttttccttttttgcattttgaaaCTTCCtggtattaatatatatttaatttgtaataaaattaatgatatttataaacataattcTAGGTCATATGAAACTATTGAAAACAGATCTTAAAATGGTCAAagattgagaaaattattttaaaatagtagttAGAATGGAGGTTTATAAGTTCGTTTCTTTAAATGTTacttatatttgaaataaaaatagaatttgatgctagaaaaaaattttaatcctgGGATTATAGAATCctaaatgtttaaatttcttttcaaaccTGTTTACCCAAATTATTGCAAAgagacaaaattttttttaactatagccTACTAATAAATTTAGTAATTTTGTGAGCCTCACTTTTCCAACTTTTAATGAATCACCTAGGGATTTTGTTCAAATGCAGATTTCAATTTAGTAGATTTGGGCAGGACTGTCTTCTCTGAAGAGTTTTCCCAGATAATGTGAATAACTGCTGGTCTTGTGACCACACTTAAGTCATAAACATATAAAACACATCTGTGTTCTAACAATGAAGACTCAGGTAATTCAGAGCAGGTTACAAAtggttcattcaacaaatacttattggcTATCTACCAAACCTTTTAAAGACTATAAATGTATCTTctttgttaaggaaaaaaaataaaagcattaggGTTAATCTTATcacacctgtttttttttaataaaaaagtgtAATGAGTATAATGTAGAATTTAATAGGTTCAATTAAGTTTccttgtcttaaaaataaaaataaattaattaaatataatatccaACCATTAACACCTCAActgtttttcataaaaatatggtATCAGCACACTGTTTTTATCCCCACAACATCCcgtgtcctctctctctctctctctctctctctctctctctctctctctctctctctctctctctctctctctctctcttcctcctttctctctttcaggTTATTAAATGCAAAGCAGCCATTGCCTGGGAAACAGACAAGCCCCTTTGCATTGAAGAGATTGAAGTAGCTCCCCCGAAGGCCCATGAAGTTCGAATTCAGGTGAGTGGGGCCTTTCCCTGCCTGAAAGGGACTCTCAGCACAAAGTGCTCCATTTCTTTCGGTTATGTCCTATAATGGTCTGACTGAGAGTCTTGTTTTCACTGTGGAGGAGTTGTATTTTTAGGTCCACATAAAAATGGGCATTATCCCCAAGAAGGATAAATTATTgatcatttttgtaatttttgatgATGACTTAAAATTTAGTTGAACAATCTTAATCTTGATTGTCAACCCTTAATCAGACAAAAGAATTCGCTttggcttagaattactttactttttattattcaattaCCAATTATtggaaagtgtttttttaaaaaaagagagacccAAAGCAAGGAAGAAGGAAACCCTTGAGAAATGTCCTGGGCATTATGAGAGCCTAGGTGCCCAGAGGAATGGCAGGAATGGGTCATCAGAGAGAAGAACAAAGAACAATGTCACAGTTGGCATAGTTGGACATGATCTCCATTTTTTTCACATTACATATGTGAAAATGAATGGGATAGCCTCATGGACAGATCCTAAAGAATTATACAAGATACAttgataattaattataaaaatgtctgtcttttaactataaaatatttattaccttGCATACAATCTCAACAAAACTTGAACAAGCCATAGAAACCCACATTCCCTCCATTCCCTCTGCCTAATAATTACTTATACCTATTACATTTGCTTTTTCCTCTCCTGGAGATAGTAATCACCAAtcctatctctctctttttttttttttttttttttttggtggacacaatatctttattttgtttttatgttgtgctgagaatcgaacccagtgcctcatacatggagtgtgctaccacttgagccacatccccagcccccaatcctATCTCTTTTTGTGATCTTTCTGACAATGAAAGGTAGAAAACACAAGTGCTTTATAGGAGGAAAAGAATCTAATCTCGTAtagtttttattcattcttttttcttaaaatgtaacaATTTTATTGTTATAGTAGTGTTGTAATGCTTCAATATGACATTGggcttaaaataatatataatatctaaTCCAATAATATAACTGCAGAAACACCACTCAAGTCTGTGATTGCTTTATAGGTAATCGCCACTTCCATATGCCATACTGATGCCCACATTATTGACCCTAAGTTTAAGGAGGCTCTTTTTCCAGTGATCCTTGGCCATGAGTGTGCAGGAATAGTGGAAAGTGTTGGGCCAGGAGTCACCAACTTCAAAGCAggtattttaatttctgattccaattaaataaaaatatcagtgttttgtgtatgtgtgtgtgtgtgtgtgtgtgtgtgtgtgtgtgtgtgtgtatggtaatTTCACATAGCCCATGTGATTCAGCTTCTCTGATATACAAGGATGTTCTGTTCTGTGCAGAATATTTggaaatgtaataaaaaatagtCATGCTATAGAGAGTTGCACTAATAGCACCATCTCTGACAGAACTCTGTACCTGATAATACCCATGTGGATTTGTTAGTTGATtcataagaacttttttttaaaaaagacagtaTATAAAAAACTTAAGAGAATGCACTTAAGAGCTACCTGTACTTTCAGTTGAAGATAAAATTTATACTATATAAATGGTGTTTTCCACTGATTCATCTGCAGTAAACTATTTACAAGTATCATCTTTAGGCACTATCCAATATGTGGCCTTTCTTTCTAGGTGACAAAGTCATTCCATTCTTTGCACCTCAATGTAAAAAATGCAAGTTCTGTCTGAGTCCTCTCACAAATCTTTGTGGAAAACTCAGGTAAGCTTTATACACTGGTAATGAGAGTACACATTGGCATGAATATTTGGGGCAACACATTGACAACACCCAAATGGAGCTGAAGAGAAGCAATCCTGCCCCCTAATTCCACTTATAGGTATAAACAAGACACTATTCCAAATGCATACTAAGAGACATATGCTAGAATGTTCCTTGCAACATTGTTTATAATAGCAATCGACTGAAAGCAGCATGAATGTCCATCAATAAGGTAgtaacacaatggaatataatataaaagtgaaaatggcAATGGCTGGAGAATCTAAATCTTACTCTGTATTTTACTGAGACTATAGGATTCATTTTTCCTTAATGATGATTGAAACTGGTTATTTAAGAAGTTAAAATGATACCACTCTAAAGATGTTTTATTGTGCCTTGATTATCTTACCTATAAAATAGGGATGATAATATCAGATGCTTTGTAAAATTGtgaaatatattcaaagaattaTACTATTTTGCAAAGTTTCGATGAAATAAAGGATTTAGACAATGatcataaattataatatcaCAAAAAGAGATGATCAGAAATTATGTCCCTCCAGATGAAATGCATTATACCACCTTTGAAGTATTTCCACAAAACTATAAAACCTGAATCCCATcaagcatttatattttttaaatgcttatttagaaagaaaaacaaaaacagagaaagatgTTAAACCAGATTTCATGAATGTGATTGGCAAAATCCACTAAGAGGAAATTTCTATAGAACAAATGACTCAGTTACAACAaacaaattgcaaaaaaaaaaagaaaaagaaaaaaagaggagaggaaagaatcTACAAATTAAAAGAGATTCAAGATACATGTCAACCAAATTCAATATGTGGACCTAAAAGAATCTGAGAAAAACCAGGAGACATGGCCCATGCCAGTAATTCcagtagctgaggcaggaggatcacaagttcaagggcagccccaacaacttagcaagaccttgactcaaaattttaaaaaataaaaagagttgagtATGGGGCTCAACAGTAAgacatccctggattcaatccccagtaccacccacacacacaaaaagaaaaaaatctcacaaagaaagaaaaaaaaagaatcttttagAGATACATACTGAAATATTTCTATATAGATGAAAATGGTGATGTCtgagatttgcttcaaaatagTCCAAGGCAGGGAGAGAGTTACAGATTGTGGAGGAGTAATAGATGAGAATGGATTGCCCTTTGAGTTGATAGTCACTGAAGTTGGAAGATGGGTACGTGGGAGTTCAGTATGCTATTCTACTTTCGTATCTATTtgaattttctgtaataaaaaaatgtatgagcTAGTATACATACAGCCCTTGCATTTAATGAAAGTTTGTTCTTACCTTTAAAATACTTCTAACAGACTATATGTTAATGTGAAAAGTGACAagttattttctcaatttttccatCTTAACTCCATAAAATTGccattaacaaataaaaacaccCAACATTTTTTGTTGGGAAATGGTCCGTCCCATttactttctccttctctctccctctctctctctctctctctctctctctctctctctctctctctctctctcaggaattTTGAAACTCCTATTATTGATCAAGAACTAATGGAAGACAAAACCAGCAGGTTTACCTGCAAAGGAAAATCAATTTACCACTTCATAGGAGTCAGTTCATTCTCTCAGTACACGGTGGTGTCAGACGTCAATCTTGCCAAAATAGATGACGATGCAAACTTAGAGAGAGTTTGTCTGATTGGATGTGGATTTTCATCTGGCTATGGGGCTGCAATCAACACTGCCAAGGTAAATTGTTAAACACAGATTGTGTAAAACAGATGTTACAATATGATAGGAAGGACATAGAATTAATTATCTTCAAATGCTGGCTATGTCATTTATTACCTGTGACTTTAAGCAAGTTATTTAATTCCCAAGGATAATATCTACTACAAATACTTATAtagataattaaattatattacatatgtaCAACATCTGGTCTAATAGCCAGCATATAGTTGGCACCTACTACGTGTTACATATAATATCAGAATATTTGATGAAAGACTAGCCCTGATTTAAATACATCCTGTTTAAATatgtttcataaatataaatgctCATCCTGGGACACTTGACCCAAAGGGCAACAGAAACTATAGAAACCCTCAACCACCTTTCTCCAGCCACCTCTACCTTCTCCCTGATGCTGTAGATTTTTCTCTGTCAATCAAGAATAACTTATCTCTGCCTCTCATCCTATCCCTTCATGGCTTCAAAAGAGTGTCTCTGGTAGCAGTCCTGAGGGTGGCAAGATGTGTCCCTGGAATCAcatgttagaattttaaaattttacaaggcTATTTAAACTACAGACCAGAGAGACTTCAAGCAAGGCCTTCTTATTTCAGTCTTCACCCGTTAACTCAAAACTGCAAAATGCAGCCAATGTGGTCTTtctaaacaacaaacaaatctgTTTTCCCTCCTCTTgcattgtttcttttctccctaaATAAATCCCTCAGTGGGCTACAGTGACTCTTTTTCGCCCTTTGCACTCTTCACAATTCCCAGGGCCCCACGCTGAGTCCTCAGGTTTTACTCACTGAGGTCTCTGGGCCTTTCCACCTGGGTTGCACCAGTATAGCAGAGTAGACTCCCCAATCTCCCTCAGGCTGTCTCCCTTTAGATATCAGTTCTTCTTAAGAGCTATTAACTCTGCAGATTTCTCTTaattatttactttattaaattattttatttaataaaaatcatatttgtgACAAAATGTAATGTcctaatatattcatacatagtgatatgattaaatcaagctaactAACATATCCATCACATGATTTGCTTTTTTCTTGTggtgaaaattaaaatgtgctctcttaacaattttcaaacatacattattatttatCAATACCATGTCCTACAATTTATTTCTCCTAACCAAATATTGTGttctttgaccaacatctccccagttcctcatccctcctcctcccgGGCTCTGGTAAACCACCATTCTGCTCTCCACTTTTAGGAGGTCAATTGTTTTAGATTCCATCTCTAGTAAGATTGTGTGTTACTTGTCTTTCTGTACTGACTTCTTTTGCATAGCATagtgtcctccaggttcatccatgttgtcacaaaggACAGGATTGCCTTCTtaagactgaatagtattccattgtgtatatagaccacattttctttattcattcatttgttcatggGCACTTAGCTGGATTCCATAACCTGTCTATTGTGAGTAACACAGCAATGGATATAGGAGTGCAGCTACCTCTTCAAtatactaatttcatttcctttatatatATTCAGAGGTAGTTTTACTAGATCGTATGGTAGttctattctttaattttttgaggaatctccattctgttttctataatggATATACTAacttacatttccaccaacactgtgcaaggttttttttttctccacatttatgccaacatttgttatcttttgtctttttttaaatttatttatttattttagttgttgatgggcctttattttttatttatatgtggtgctgagaatggaacccagtgcctcacacatgcaatgcaagcactctactgctgagccacaaccccatccctcttttgtctttttgataagaacaatattaacagatgCAAGAAAATAGCACATTGTGgctttttgcatttttctgatagAGGTTTCAAGCTAATTTTTAACATACCTATATGTCTTCTTTTGGCATATATGTTTCTCTTTTGAGAATTATCTCTGTCCTTTACctgtttttttaattgggtttctTGTTTTCTTACTAGTAAattgtttgagttccttataaATTTTTGGGATTAACACCTAATCAGATGTATGACTTGCAGAAATACTCTCCCATTTCATAgcttgtctcttcactctgttggttGTATCTGTGGATGCACAGAAGTATTTAAGTTTGATGTGATCTCAGTTGTCTTATTTCCTGTACTTTTTAGTTACACGCAAGAAATCATTGCCTCGACCACTGACATGAAgatttttccctatatttttttttctcgtAGTGTTACATTTTCAGGTCTTAACGTTTtaatctttaattcattttgaattgaTGTTTGTATATGGTATAAAATAAGGATCTACTCTCATTTTCTATATATGGATataagttttcccagcaccatttattaaatagACTGTCATTTCCTCATTGCATAAATTAAAGCAAGTGATATTTGTCCTCTCGGTTACTTATTTTGTTTCCAACTTAAAAGGTGTTAAAAATTTCTCTAggacatattttctctttctctctctctctctctcttctttttttggaAGAGGGGGGGGCTATGATTTAATCCTAACAGCTTGCCATCCTCTTTGGGAAATATTAATTAAGCATCTCTCTATATTCTATACTAGTAAGTAGAATAAATATACCAGTTATAGCATCTTTTCTTACCATTTTGTGTATTGCTCATTTAATTCAATGTAACAAGCATTTATTCAAGACTCAACACAGAGAAGACACTCTTAGAAAATAATGGAGAAGATTAAAAAgtctctgccttttaaaaaaaacttagtcTTTAAagaaacacatatacacataattatTCATGACATATTCAATATACGTTTTTTTGTGAAAGGAAAAGCAATAGGATAGGCACTATTTCTAGatgaagaattaagaaaattttcatgAAGAAATATGCTTATATCAGAAATAGAAGTACAGgttaagtttttgttgttgttgttgttgttgttttggtatgtgtgtgtgatgctggggattgaacccagggccttgtgcatgtgaggaaagcactctactaactgagctatatccccggccTAGGAATAGGTTTTAATTAGAGGAAATTAAGATCAAAAGTACATCAGGCTGAAGGAACAGCAGAAAATAAGGCAAGAGGAGAGGAAAGTGCAATGATTTGTTGTGGGTGTTGTAATGGGAATATCATGGAGATGGAACTGGAATGTAAACAGAGGTCAGAGAGCAAAGATCCTTCAATGCCATGCAAAGATATTTGGACTTCAATTCcatttaaatgaattaacaaCTTAGAATGATCAAGTGAgtcaattcacattttaaaaagtattagtgATCCTTGAAAACTATAGTGTTAATAAAGCTAAATTAGATTTATTAGAAATATAGATGTCAAATGACCTGTAATccaatttaagaagaaaaaaataaaacagtttagAATGTCTGGGGTTTTGAATTTTGTTCTGACAATAttaaaggaaaagtaaaacaaGGGAATTATTTCCACTTGGGTTAGTCTCTTATGCACTGATAACCttaatagattttaaataattctcCAAATTTAAGTAGAAATGCATTATTTTCacattgccatttttttttccgtTGGCAACATATATACCTTACAACAGGCAGTCTTTTATTCATATGTCTGAATATTCATCTCACCCTctccttcaaaagaaaaaaatataggacaactgctttatttatattattattattattattattattattattattattatttactggggattaaaccaggagtgctttaccgcttagctacatccccagccattctaattttttgagatggggtctcactaagttactaagggtcttgctaagttgctggggcttgCCTCatacttggatcctcctgcctcagctatccaagtcactgggattacaggcatcacACGTTGCAGGACTAGCTTCTTTAACAGTGTCTCTACCTACAGGTCACACCTGGTTCTACTTGTGCTGTTTTTGGCCTAGGAGGTGTAGGTCTTTCTGCTGTAATTGGTTGTAAAATAGCAGGAGCTTCCAGAATCATAGCTATCGACATCAATAGTGAAAAGTTTGCAAAGGCCAAAGCCCTAGGAGCCACTGACTGCCTCAATCCTAGAGACCTGGATAAACCCGTTCAGGAGGTCATCACTGAATTGACCAATGGTGGTGTGGATTTTGCCATTGATtgtgcaggaggatctcaaactatggtatgtatatttttttcctcagataTATTCAAATTTATAGACACTGAAATTCTTCATATATTGCCTGTATGTTCTggtttgttgagagccacagccaaaggggccccagaaaacttccagctgccagcaaacttccagctgccggctgatgattggctcacagtggccccagaaacatctagctgattggctcctctgtggtaatgctcattgggctgtttccctgccctttcagaccacaaagctgctcattgggggacttttttggctccgtccacacgacccagccaatcagcctcaagagcaggaggattgtgggaggtggtgaggcttgtggttGAGGGAGAGGCTTGTGAGAAGCTGGTGggggcagttgggctctgaggggttttcctgaggagctgttttgtttggcgtgtgtagttctaaaaataaagtttgtttcttttgacaagtggctcctgaattgtgcccagccagactgcggcactggtTGGCTGTTTACCTCATTTTATTTGACTTAATAGTCAAAGagggtatttttcttttcttttttttttttttccttttttggcagtactggtgattgaatccaggggctctctaccactcgGCACTCGGCTACATATCCAGCCCctcttaaaatctttttattttggaacaagCTCTTATTCgtttcccaggctagccttgaaccagagatcctcttgcctcagccttccaagtcactgggattacaggcatgtgccactgtggctggctggctggggtAAGGGGCATTTCTTTAgctaattaaaaattaagaaacccCCCAAATTATCTTTTAGGAATAAAAAAACTAGAATGAGAATGAAATTGGGAAATATTACTTCTAGCCTAATATGTTGAGCATTTAAAAggaaactcaaaagaaaaatcaacatctacaaataatcaacaaataatgCTATCGTGGCTGCTTATCACAAGAGAAAAGTGAACTCACAAAGACAGACAGTATTGGCATTTGGGAAGTGCTGTGATTTGAATGGGCTGCTCAAGGTTCAAGTGTTGAGAGTTTGGTCCTCTGTGTGAACATGAATTTGATCTTAATGATCTCTAATCCTCTAGTTTAGCCTACAGAACCCAAGAGAACAATTACAAAGTTATAACAGTTTACAGTTCAAGAAAGTTTTGCCAATTCAACCAAAAATAGCTCTTACCAAAAGATATCACTGTCTACCAAATGAAACCCCTGTATTTGCATATAGTGCCATTTCAACCAAGTCATCATTATAGAGGATAATTCCTTGTTTGGAGCAATGTTCCAAAATGTAggaaaggaaataggaaaagcattaaaaacaaaaacaaaacaagagtcaACTTGTAAAGAGTAAACAATTACTTTAAGGTGATCAGTAGTGCCTGTggtcttttcctctctccatgcGTCTTTTGATACAGTATATGTAAACAAAAATGTTTCTGCCATACAATaaatgcagagagtagaagtaTTAATCTTTAGAAGTGTTTACAAttatcaaaacaataaataaacacatattcaaataaaaaaattcaaaacacttcCCAAAAGCTCTACATCATTGCATCTTCCATCACTGGTAtgagaggaagaagggagagagagattgattgctTCTTTCATACAGTGATCAGTGATGTGAAGGAGCCTATTACAACatctataaaagtaaaaattgaccCAAAAGGTCAGAATCAAGTTGACCACAAGCCATGTGGTACAAAGTTTACACTTTTCTTCTATAGGATCAgtctcaaaagattaaaattgtGTATCTATTTACCTTAGGATTTCTATATGGAATGGTCATTCATAAGTACATATTCCTTTGAAGCTTATTTACATGTTCAGTTTTGGGCATTTTAATATTAACTGCAAATTTGCAGTAGGTTAACATAATAATGTTCTCTCTTTCCCTCATGCAAAGATCAATGTATGTCCAAGCAACTCTCCTGAGCTGAGCTACCATCTTCCATGTGATAACTCAGCAATCAAGGAAATGTGAACTCCTGGCTTCAGTCTCAACTTGAGGCCATCTTGGTTATTAGAACAAGAGAAAAGATGGTTGGCAGGATGAAATCTACCTGTGAGAGGGCttaaaaaatgtgggaaagcaGATGAAATGTTTAATGAACAGAACAGTGTTATTTTCTATTAAGACTTTTGCCCTAtgttttaaatagcattttttatttatcctatcctttttgtttgttttttaagttgcagatggatagaatacctttattttatttatttattttatgtggtgctgaggatcaaccccagtgcctcccacatgctaggcaagccatctaccactgagccacaactgaaGCCCCTATTTATCCTATCTTTAGATCTTCTGTACTCCTCATTTCTTAGGCTCCAGGAAATAACTGACTTTTCATGACTTTTAAAGATTTTGAGCCCAGgtccctggaattacagatatTTTAGTAAATTCTCATGGTGGATTATCAAAACCTTGTTGATTAAAGTTTATAACATCATTTTTAGATCTTTCCTAACTCTGTGTATGTATGCTTCCCTTGATACCCAATGATTTGTATTGCAGAGTCAGTCTAACTACTGTATTATACagagtaaaataatttgtttcttttt
This genomic interval from Ictidomys tridecemlineatus isolate mIctTri1 chromosome 9, mIctTri1.hap1, whole genome shotgun sequence contains the following:
- the LOC101969767 gene encoding all-trans-retinol dehydrogenase [NAD(+)] ADH4 — its product is MGTKGKVIKCKAAIAWETDKPLCIEEIEVAPPKAHEVRIQVIATSICHTDAHIIDPKFKEALFPVILGHECAGIVESVGPGVTNFKAGDKVIPFFAPQCKKCKFCLSPLTNLCGKLRNFETPIIDQELMEDKTSRFTCKGKSIYHFIGVSSFSQYTVVSDVNLAKIDDDANLERVCLIGCGFSSGYGAAINTAKVTPGSTCAVFGLGGVGLSAVIGCKIAGASRIIAIDINSEKFAKAKALGATDCLNPRDLDKPVQEVITELTNGGVDFAIDCAGGSQTMRAALDSTVVAWGSCTVVGVKFGDKGLEVSPIELLLGRKINGTFFGGWKSVDSVPKLVNDYKNKKFDLDALVTHTLPFDKINEAFDLMHQGKSIRTVLTF